DNA from Apis cerana isolate GH-2021 linkage group LG13, AcerK_1.0, whole genome shotgun sequence:
TTCAATGATGTACTGTTGtctatgttaaaatattccatttgattattaaaaaaattttttttaacattgttatcttgtttttttgtatccgatattaatttttatatatataaatttaattatccttattttttttaaagatttgaaaaattttagtagctttatatattttttatattctatactattattaattaatatttttaattagcaaacgatatacatattaaatttgatatgcatatttatatattgcatttctcatatatatatatatatatatatatatatatattatatattatatattatatattatatattatattacataagtattctataatgtaatgtaaataatgaCATTTGTTTATCAcaaaacaaatgaatttttaatggttatttcttttattctacatttttatttttgtaacttattttatgttattaaaacttgttaataaaacttagatattatatactttgtcaaatatatgtcaaatatataatttttactttataattgattaattttttagatatcacAAATGCAACCtgttaaatatgaaatcttCCCATTATCTCCATTATCAAGGCACAGACTTAGtaagtattatttatgtttcagtAGTTGCatgtgttaaaaaatattattgtttatatataattaaaatatattataggtaTAGTTAAAAGGAAAGTATTAGTATTGGATTTAGATGAAACATTAATTCATTCTCATCATGATGGAGTGGCAAGGCCAACAGTTAGATTTGGTACACCACcagattttattcttaaagtGAAGATAGACAGACATCCTGTTAGATTTTTTGTCCACAAAAGACCACATgtagatttctttttagatattGTTAGTCAATGgtaagttattataaaataaataaggaaaCATTAAAGTTAgatgaaactttaaaattatcattaaaaacaagaaattaaatcaattatgaataattgttatttttaatataattgattatatatattaaatattactatttatttattttttctttaaggtATGAATTAGTGGTTTTCACTGCTTCCATGGAAATCTATGGTGCAGCTGTTGcagaaaaattagataataacaGGGGTATATTAAGAAGAAGATATTATAGACAACATTGTACACCAGAAATGGGTTCCTATACTAAAGATTTATCTGCAATTTGTTCAGATTTAGCATCAGTCTTTATACTTGATAATAGTCCTGGAGCCTACAGAGCCTATCCTCGTAAGTATAACATTTATTCTCctcattttaatgatattaatttctgattatatcttataattgtaGTTGCTTGTTTAAatctgataaattattttatttcatatatatattaaaaataatcgtatattgtgaaattgtttaattttaatcttgtgTATGATATGACAATAATCATGtacaaattattgtaaatgtacaaataatcaataaaagataaaatagaaatttatatataatatataaatttaatattcttaatcatgatattatatttttataattttaaattactattgTTGTATCATATATCATGTATTATAACCTGTAGTCAGAACTTGCTTACATGAGCACAATTATGTGTAGTGGAATAATTTCCTATTttgatctaaattaaaaatttaaataaatatttttaaaattatttttaaataaattttaatcaatttaagttcacaaagaaattgaatacaaatattctataattttgtttgtctattttaattaaaaatatatttggacTATTgatcacaatttttataaattcagaaattagtattttctatctaatttctttaatataaaattctttctagaatatgttattttataaatttgtttatctattcagttatcaatattaaattaatcattgtgattttattttataaattaatttatgaaattcatttaatatatgaaatttattatcaataaaaatttagatatatgtgtgatttcagatatatgtgtatttattacttttattgtctttataattattttaaataaaagatgctGCATTAATGACATGAAAGATTGGCATATTATAGTTTTGtttcaaatcatttaatttttagacttACAACTTTATATAGTTTGACTggattaacaaataataaaattgaaagttgaGATAAACTTTATTGAAAAACATATCTATTTGCAGCTATCAGCGTTGATGTTCTGTAAGCAAGCACTGAATACAGGCCTATGGATAGATGTAAAATATGCTCAATTGCCAATGCTCCTCCACTTGAATAAGCACTGGACACTACGCCGAATTGGCAATGAACTAATTTCAActgttttaatcattttttttaataattcctgTGTATCAGGTACTAGTTTAaagattagattttattttttatattcaatatttttttatctgcaACATTCaagaaaatcataatttaaaattcatctatctatatttagaaatatatcaaattattattaaaacgaaatactgtataacaaaattttcttggaTGTTATATTGGGCagctataattttataagtaatatttaatttttagatattttagatCTAAAATCTTATTCatgtgttaaatatatattttagataacaattatttatacctatatttcttttttctgttatCGCAGATAACGCAATACCAATAAAGTCTTGGTTTAGCGACGCGGGAGATACTGCGTTGTTGAGTTTACTTCCTGTTTTGGATGCCCTTCGTTTTACACAGGATGTACGGTCCGttctttcaagaaatttacatttacatcaTACTTGGTAGCATAGTTTGGATTAAGTAATAAACTAGATTTATTAGAGATCGAGCTGCAAAACGTTTAGCGTGTTTAATCTAGGGTTATTGTTATTGGTAATAGATATAGGATGCTGACTAAATGATGAGACGATGATCCCTGACCCCCTGTCCTCATTTTCTACGCtcgttagaaaataaaaacgtaGCGAGTAAGTCTGAAAGGGAATGGGACCTTTAACCAAACTATTTACATTAGCACAAAATGTCCTGATATTTTCGTTATGTTCATGTGTgcgcaataatatatatatatacgtatgcgTACacaatacatatacatacacaaatcgagagagagagagaaagtgggctttcttaaaaaaagaaaaaatgtatttgcCAAAGattgagattttaaattaatatagatttatacgtatatttcacttgaaataattttgttctaagtgaaaatattatacaaaacgtTTTAAGTATTTTGCCACacatgataaaaaaagtgttatattttttaaacgaattatttctgttatatataatattattaaacataaagtatagtataaaaaaaaaaactaaaaaaaatactaagtCACAGTTTAAACGGACTTTGCTGTAACTCACTGTATCAGTGAGGCAGCTATCctgaatatatctaataaaaagaagtattAATGAACTATAAAGAAGCGATATTtggtttcaataaatttttcgaaaaatggaaattgtttAATGTTATGTACGATGTTATACatcaaaaagaaatacgaaTGAAGCAAcagtaaatagataaaatcgtGCATATATCTGTAtactttatttgtttatttcatcattcaaaaatactattgaaaattattatagtttatacaATGATGGGAAATGTATTTGTTGCAGAATGATGATTGAGTGAATGAACAATATAATCAAGcgattaaacattttacatagcatttatacatgtatattatgtatgtatatgtataaatgttagttttacttaattataaaaattcaatttaaaaaatgcccATGTgcacaagaaataataatactttgttctcaaataaattataaataattgagaacatttgtttatttattgacatATATCAAACAAGTTGCTCACatggatttatattattaatagtaatttattcCAAAGTAAGAAGAGCCATGGGTAATAGATATAGGATAAGGCAGGATTATATTAcactcaataaaaataatgtcttTCTGTACATAGTAAACCTATATGTACATGTATGGATGTTCTGTTATCACATACATGCaactatatgtatatgttaagaaaaaatattaattttttaatttcaaatatacaataattgcaAAACAACTTGTATAAACATAGTCCATAACTAAATATGGTTCTATGTATCGCGATtgtctttttaaattcaaatatggattaaaatgtacatatttagtttataaagataaattgtatttttggtTTTTACCTTTCCCATAATATtgttaagtattttaatagattatttattttaagtaattaataatattaaatagtaatgTACTTTCTTgcgttatgaataatattaagaacatattcttattttgtatttaattttttattttcataaaaattattaaacaatatgtGAGGCCTTTAACAGCAGAGATGGAACATCGACGCTAATAATCAATGCGGAACAAATACTAATTCCTTTAGACTTTTCtatataagaaaacaaaaaattaagtaacaaTTACCATTtccgaaaatttaatattatttataaaataatgcattaTATGTATCTCTTTGCTTTATAATCAgctttaaatagttttttttttagataaaacaattatatctaATCTGATTTTGTAGTACAaagttaaaatagaattaaatgaaacaaatgaattgataatacaataattataagaacatcgattttcaatatatattacaaatgatCATGTATTCCTTTCACGAGACATCAcagagtattttatatatcgaagaCTGTTATGATGgaagtgaatttttataaattattttaattttacacctTAGGTGGATCTTCGCGGATCATTTCTAGAGAACTATCCGAGTTATTAGCGCTACTTCCACTTCCAGCATCATCTTCTCGTTCAGTTGCTTTTTCTTGACTTGTACCTGCAGCATCTAATTGCCATGTTGGTATAGATATAGATGTTGGCACTGATGTTGGTGCACTTGGAAATTGTTTtctgtttaaaatttgaaattttggtaaatatacgaatatttatgaattcctTGACTTTCtatgtacaaattttatagaacTTTGGTAATACTAAGTAcaaaattttgcaagaatattaaaaatatagaatctgtgttttttatatcttttttgtcAATCAATCATaatttgattgatatattttatagttcttttattcaaaaaatttttacttttgtattttcaaataaatatatctgagAGATTGAatctgaaatatatacatgtttgTATGTGTGTGAGTcagtataaaaagaataaatataaacttttgtataaaaattatatcttaaaattaatgtataaatttaaaataaaatagaatatgatGTATAAACAGAATAATCATCTTGTATAgcaataaatgttattatcaaATTGTTGATTACATATTGTATTCTAATGTttcaatatgtaattataataaaatacatatatgtatattatacctTGATAAAAGTAAAGATTTGAGACTAGCTAAATCTTGTTTCAATTCTTGTACCAATTGAGGTATCATTGGATCCATAGATTGATTTTGTGTCAATTTTTGTACATCCTCTTCGACTTTTGAAATAGATTGTTTTACTTCTTTCATAGAATTTTGAATACTCTTATCTAACTCACTGACCGAGTCTTTTAtactatctttctttttccggCCAAATAGTAATGGTTCAATAAATTTCTACAATAGAGTATGTTCAACttgtatgattttaaaataatgtttgtaTCATATAGATTTGATAATACCTTATAGAACCAATATACGCAATATATAGTAACACCAATTAAGGCAGTAGCATTgaagaattcttttattctttggaAAATAGTTATTTGGCATGGGTATATTTGTTGAAAGCATGGATACGTATGACCTTGTGGAATAGGAACCACAGTATAATCctttgaattattaacattttgatCAATTGTTATATCTATAGAAGCTAATTTAAATGCTCTTTTAATCTCTTCTTCAGTTAAACCTTTTCTTTGAAGAAATTCTTGTTTACGTCCTATAGGACTATTTTGTACCTTAGGATTTTGTAGAAATTCCACTGCAGTTTTtaccttaaaaaatttttgtgaattaaaatatatgtatatatatatatatcaatgctTATATAATAGATCAATGTATGGTTTCATACTTATCGATATTccgaaaaaatattagaatctaaataaatatacatacatatatacatacatatatatgtatatataacccAAAGAATGATAGAAACTTACTAAATTTTCCCTCAAAATaaggttattattatttccatcttGGTCACTCATTGTTTGTACTATGAAGTACTATGTAGAAGAAGAACTACGAACGAAATATTCAGTTCTTTCATATGCAAATCATTTTGCAATACTGGGTACACATGTATCCGAAAATATTACAACGCGCAAGCGTTAATATAAACACTTGGTATACTATATTTTgactattaaaaaagttttaaatatttatcaaataagttattgaact
Protein-coding regions in this window:
- the LOC107993398 gene encoding CTD nuclear envelope phosphatase 1 homolog isoform X3 yields the protein MLKQLQMGMRAFLLMASRVWTCVFFLLKKQVRAISQMQPVKYEIFPLSPLSRHRLSIVKRKVLVLDLDETLIHSHHDGVARPTVRFGTPPDFILKVKIDRHPVRFFVHKRPHVDFFLDIVSQWYELVVFTASMEIYGAAVAEKLDNNRGILRRRYYRQHCTPEMGSYTKDLSAICSDLASVFILDNSPGAYRAYPPISVDVL
- the LOC107993398 gene encoding CTD nuclear envelope phosphatase 1 homolog isoform X1; its protein translation is MLKQLQMGMRAFLLMASRVWTCVFFLLKKQVRAISQMQPVKYEIFPLSPLSRHRLSIVKRKVLVLDLDETLIHSHHDGVARPTVRFGTPPDFILKVKIDRHPVRFFVHKRPHVDFFLDIVSQWYELVVFTASMEIYGAAVAEKLDNNRGILRRRYYRQHCTPEMGSYTKDLSAICSDLASVFILDNSPGAYRAYPHNAIPIKSWFSDAGDTALLSLLPVLDALRFTQDVRSVLSRNLHLHHTW
- the LOC107993398 gene encoding CTD nuclear envelope phosphatase 1 homolog isoform X2; its protein translation is MLKQLQMGMRAFLLMASRVWTCVFFLLKKQISQMQPVKYEIFPLSPLSRHRLSIVKRKVLVLDLDETLIHSHHDGVARPTVRFGTPPDFILKVKIDRHPVRFFVHKRPHVDFFLDIVSQWYELVVFTASMEIYGAAVAEKLDNNRGILRRRYYRQHCTPEMGSYTKDLSAICSDLASVFILDNSPGAYRAYPHNAIPIKSWFSDAGDTALLSLLPVLDALRFTQDVRSVLSRNLHLHHTW
- the LOC107993396 gene encoding peroxisomal membrane protein PEX14; amino-acid sequence: MSDQDGNNNNLILRENLVKTAVEFLQNPKVQNSPIGRKQEFLQRKGLTEEEIKRAFKLASIDITIDQNVNNSKDYTVVPIPQGHTYPCFQQIYPCQITIFQRIKEFFNATALIGVTIYCVYWFYKKFIEPLLFGRKKKDSIKDSVSELDKSIQNSMKEVKQSISKVEEDVQKLTQNQSMDPMIPQLVQELKQDLASLKSLLLSRKQFPSAPTSVPTSISIPTWQLDAAGTSQEKATEREDDAGSGSSANNSDSSLEMIREDPPKV